In a single window of the Myxococcaceae bacterium JPH2 genome:
- a CDS encoding phosphoribosyl transferase, whose product MRFRDRADAGRRLAGLLLPYRGADVRVLGLARGGVRVAFEVARALEAPLDMWVARHLGSTSRAPNVGAVSEGGGLYLDPEAARLSLVPEVELRALATEELSDVERHARQLRDRPPPEVRGCTVLLVDDGMVTGSTLAASIRALRQLGPRRIVAGVGVGTAHALEVMRAEADAVLCVEVSPGLGSVAEAYDDFRPVTDVEMEQLLEVARLPAPSHAVLDSTDLGGRWM is encoded by the coding sequence ATGCGCTTTCGGGACCGAGCGGACGCGGGCAGGCGACTCGCGGGGTTGCTGTTGCCGTACCGGGGCGCGGACGTCCGCGTGCTGGGGCTGGCGCGTGGCGGAGTGCGAGTGGCCTTCGAGGTGGCGCGCGCGCTGGAGGCACCCCTGGACATGTGGGTGGCGCGCCACCTGGGCAGTACCTCCCGAGCGCCCAACGTGGGCGCGGTGTCCGAGGGAGGTGGGCTCTACCTGGACCCGGAGGCCGCGCGGCTCTCGCTCGTCCCCGAGGTCGAGCTGCGAGCCCTGGCCACCGAGGAGCTCTCCGACGTCGAGCGCCATGCGCGGCAGCTCCGAGACCGCCCACCGCCCGAGGTGCGCGGCTGCACGGTGCTGCTCGTGGACGACGGCATGGTGACGGGCTCCACCCTCGCTGCCTCCATCCGCGCGCTGCGGCAGCTGGGGCCGCGCCGGATTGTCGCGGGCGTGGGCGTGGGGACGGCGCACGCGCTGGAGGTCATGCGGGCCGAGGCGGACGCGGTGCTGTGCGTGGAGGTCTCTCCGGGCCTGGGCTCGGTGGCCGAGGCCTATGACGACTTCCGCCCGGTGACGGACGTGGAGATGGAGCAACTGCTGGAGGTCGCGCGGCTACCGGCGCCGTCGCATGCGGTGCTGGACTCGACGGACCTGGGCGGTCGGTGGATGTGA
- a CDS encoding archease, protein MQVEAEGRAEAPARWERFTRGSDVGIRGIGRSVEQAFEMAALALSSLVEDPRRVQAQEEIEMECEARATDRLLADWLRHVVGAMASGHVRFHCFVVRIDGPRLFGHGYGERVKPTREPRAPPVTGATLAEVSVRQGADGLWTAECLVEL, encoded by the coding sequence ATGCAGGTGGAAGCCGAGGGACGAGCGGAGGCGCCAGCGCGCTGGGAGCGCTTCACGCGCGGCTCCGACGTGGGGATCCGAGGCATCGGGCGCTCGGTGGAGCAGGCCTTCGAGATGGCCGCGCTCGCGCTCAGCTCGCTCGTGGAGGATCCGCGCCGGGTGCAGGCCCAGGAAGAGATTGAGATGGAGTGCGAGGCCCGCGCCACGGACCGGTTGCTCGCGGACTGGCTGCGCCACGTGGTGGGCGCCATGGCCTCGGGGCACGTGCGCTTCCACTGCTTCGTGGTGCGCATCGACGGGCCTCGGCTGTTCGGCCATGGCTACGGCGAGCGAGTGAAACCGACGCGCGAGCCTCGAGCGCCGCCGGTAACGGGCGCCACGCTGGCGGAGGTGTCGGTGCGCCAGGGCGCGGATGGACTGTGGACGGCCGAGTGTCTGGTCGAGCTTTGA